The window CTCGTATTTACAAAGTAAAACCAACGATCTTGTTTTATAGGTTTTTTCCAACAATCTGTAACTGTGCGTTCCACAGTATTATATTTCAGTAATGAACAAAAGTTTTGGAATGAATCTGTGCATGCCAACACATATTTTAGGTCGGGTATCACACTATATCAGGTTCTAAAATATTTGTGGGATGGCGATAGAGTATTTAGTTGGTAATTGAGATAAAAGTGTATGGCTTTCTACCTGTGTTAAAAGATTATAGTCAAGTCATGTGTAATAAATCAAAGTTTGAAATACAGTCAGAGCATAATGCTGAACAAACCTATTTTATAGGGGATATCTATGGTTTATAGATAACATAACCTAAACGAACTGAAGTATAATGTTTGGAATTACGGATTAAATTcttgtatataaaaagtttctATATTAATATGGCAACAAAAGTTGTAGCTACAGCAACTGTTAGAGCGGTCAAAAGAACTTTATTACCAACAAGAGCAGCTTTACTTTTGGTaagttaaaaaattgtttatttaaaagtaagcagtcaaatttgttttttttttctctcagACACCTTCTGCAGTTAATCGGATTAAAGATATACTTaaagataaaaatcaatatGTAAGTATTACTTAACTTTttgcaatttaattttataaatgtcaaatttaataatgttataattattaGATACTTTCATCCcttctgttattatttttaataactgatTTTGTTATAAGGAATCATAAGTAACTCGACttcgatataatttatttaaaaaaagtaaaatacttTCAATAGGTTATGCAATCGGTTATAACTGTTGATGATATATGTTCAACTAATCTGGATAATAGATGTTGAATTATGAGTGTTAATTTAACTTTCTATAATATAGATTGGTTTGAAAATTGGAGTCCGCCAAAGGGGCTGCAATGGTTTGTCGTATACTTTAGATTATGCAGAAAAAAAA of the Diorhabda carinulata isolate Delta chromosome 7, icDioCari1.1, whole genome shotgun sequence genome contains:
- the LOC130896241 gene encoding iron-sulfur cluster assembly 1 homolog, mitochondrial, whose amino-acid sequence is MATKVVATATVRAVKRTLLPTRAALLLTPSAVNRIKDILKDKNQYIGLKIGVRQRGCNGLSYTLDYAEKKDKMDEEVVQDGVRVFIDKKAQLTLLGTEMDYVESKLSSEFVFNNPNIKGTCGCGESFSV